From Limibacillus sp.:
GGCATTGTGACGGGCTTTGAGTTTCAGTTACACCCCGTCGGGCCTGAAGTGCTATCGGGCCTCATCGTCCATCCACTAGAGGACGCGAAAACGCTTCTCCCTGCTTTCCGCGACGCAGCCAAAGCAGCACCGGATGAACTCACTATCTGGTCGATCCTCCGCAAGGCGCCGCCTTTGCCCTTCCTGCCGGAGGAGTGGCACGGTAAGGAAGTTCTCGTCTTCGCGCTCTGCTACTGCGGTGACATGGCCGAAGGGGAAAAGGCAGTGTCGACCATAAGGTCCTTGGGGGCCCCAATCGCGGATGTTGTCGGCCCGCACCCCTTTGTGGGTTGGCAGGCGGCCTTTGACCCCCTGCTCGAGCCAGGGGCGAGGAACTATTGGAAAAGTCATGATTTCCTCGACCTCTCGGACGAGGCAATCGACACGCTGCTAACCGCGGTGAAAAATCTCCCGACGCCGGAATGTGAAGTCTTCATCGCACATGTAGGAGGCGCAATGAGCCGGGTGCCTACGAACGCTACGGCCTATCCGCAGCGTGCCTCTCATTTCATTATGAACGTTCACACTCGCTGGAGAGACCCTTCTGAGGACACGGCCTGCATCGACTGGGCGCGGGATCTTTTCAACAAAACCGCCCCATTCGCCATAGGTACCGTCTACATCAACTTTATGCCTGATGATGAAGATGACCGCGTTGTGGACGCATACGGTGACAACTACTCGAAGCTCATGGAGGTCAAAAAGAAGTATGACCCTGAAAACCTTTTCCGGATGAACCAGAACATCACCCCCTCGTAGATCAGGGTATAGGGGGCTGCCATCTGCCTTGGCAGCCCTCAATCCTGTCCGGCTTTTCACTGAAGGTTCGGCACATTGGTGTCCGCTAATAGTCAGAAGCGGAAGGTACGCCCTCAAACATCAGTGATCTCGGAAGATAGGTTAGCGGCCATCGTTGGAGCGCAGCACCTCAATCACCGCTGCAACGTCGCTCTCGCCATGACCTGTGGCAATCGCTCGCTCGAATAGGCTCGAGATCAACCCGGGGATCTCAATGTTGATTCCTCTTTCCCGTCCTTGCTCCAGAATTCTCGACAGCGCCGCGTTCCAGACGACAAGGGTAGCGCCAGGGTCGCCGTAAGCGCCCGCCCCGATTTTCGACACCAGCTTTCCTGAGGGATCTCTCTCAGCATAAAGGGCGGCCAGGGTGTCCGCGGGTACCCCCTCCGATAGGCAAACTTGCGCTCCATGCAGGGCGCCGAGGTAACCGCAGAGTTCTTGGGTAAGAAAGGCCATGTCCAGCACGGCGGCGGCGGCGATATTTTCCCCCACGTACCGCAAGTCGCCGGCGAGACAAGCGAGCAATGGCGTGAGCCTTTGGAAGGTGCCCTCAGGCCCGGCGATGAGAATCTTGGCGTCGTCGGCGCCGATATCCTCCGGATAGGGTAAGATGGCGCCGTCGAGATAGGTGACCCCCAGATCCCTCAGCCAGACTTCGCTCTCCCGCGCTTCTTTGGGCGTTCCCGTACTCAACTGGATCAGAGTCTTGCCCATCAAGGCTTGTTTGACGTCGGCATCGTTGAGTAGAGCCTTCGTAGCCGCATAGTTATCTATACAGACCACTATGACTGGGCTGCTGTGCAGCGCGTCGGGAAGACTTTCAAGACCCGACGCCCCCAAGCTGATGAGGGGGGACATTCGACTCGGAGTCCGGTTCCAGACTACGACATCGTGCCGGGCATGAACGAAGGCCTTGGCCAAAGCGCTGCCCATTGCTCCGAGGCCGATTACCGTTACGCCGCCCATAGCAATGCCCTCCTTGGACTGTGTAACTCAAATCGATCGGGAGAGGGCTCAGTCAGTTTCTTACTCGAACAGCGTCCTTCTGTCGTGCCAGTCCTGCAAGCGATTCCGCATGTCCGCTTTTAGCCAATAGCGGACACTTTCCGACAGGTTGGCGGAATTTGCTGTACGATGCCCTCAAAGCTCCAGTTCGAGAGGGTTCAGAATGGCAGAAGAACCTGAAGATTCAGCACACGCCTTAGAATCTACAAATCCTCTGAACGTAAACTTCTCGGTTATCGCTGAAGCGATGACCGAGGGTGTATACGAATGGAACATCAGCAAAGGAAATCTTCGTATATCGCCGCGGCTCGTGGAGATCATTGGCTTGGGCGAGGCTGAACTGACGGCCGAAGATTGGAATGGCCGCATACATCCCGATGACTTCGAAGCATACAAGAATGCCGTCAAGAAACACCTGAAGGCTGAGACCGATCGTTTAATGCACGAGTATAGAATTCGCCGTGCGATAGGTGACTACCTTTGGATTGCCGATAGCGGGCGATGTCTTCGCCGGGACAATGGAGAAGCAATCCGTCTGATCGGTGCAATCAGGGACATTACTGGACGAAAGCTCGCAGAAAAGAGACTGCGGGAAGCGCAAGAGGGTGCGGAGGCAGCGAGGAAGCAGCTTCAAGATGCCATAGAATCTATCTCCCAAGGTCTCGTGATGTTTGACAAGGATGATCGCGTAATCCTTTTCAATTCTATCTACAGAGGATATTTCGCGGGAGCTGCAGGCGAAGAAGTGGCGGCGATGATAAAGCCCGGAGCCCTGTTCTGGGACTTTTTCAAGGCTGGGTATGAGAAGGGAATGTTCCCCTTGATCGACGACCACAAAGATTTCGATCAGTACATCGAGATGCGCAAGCGGATGAGAAAGAACCCACAAGGAACAATCGAACAGCATTTGGCAGACGGACGATGGTTTCAGATCAATGAGCACCGTACGGCGAATGGCGGGCTCGCCTCTGTTTACACTGATGTTACTGAGTTGAAGAGACGAGAGGTTCAGGCTTCTCAGCAATCTG
This genomic window contains:
- a CDS encoding FAD-binding oxidoreductase; amino-acid sequence: MPDVSISTISGGACSLSQEDIDSLQSALRGSVALPGDPSYDEARTLWNAMIDRSPGLVVRCAGAADVRLAVLLANERGLEVAVRSGGHNISGKAVCDEGLLIDLSTMTSVRVDPKTRKAWVEPGALLGDLDKEAQAHALATPLGVNSTTGVAGLTLGGGFGWITRKYGMSIDNLISAEVVTAKGEILRASESENSDLFWALRGGGGNFGIVTGFEFQLHPVGPEVLSGLIVHPLEDAKTLLPAFRDAAKAAPDELTIWSILRKAPPLPFLPEEWHGKEVLVFALCYCGDMAEGEKAVSTIRSLGAPIADVVGPHPFVGWQAAFDPLLEPGARNYWKSHDFLDLSDEAIDTLLTAVKNLPTPECEVFIAHVGGAMSRVPTNATAYPQRASHFIMNVHTRWRDPSEDTACIDWARDLFNKTAPFAIGTVYINFMPDDEDDRVVDAYGDNYSKLMEVKKKYDPENLFRMNQNITPS
- a CDS encoding NAD(P)-binding domain-containing protein; translation: MGGVTVIGLGAMGSALAKAFVHARHDVVVWNRTPSRMSPLISLGASGLESLPDALHSSPVIVVCIDNYAATKALLNDADVKQALMGKTLIQLSTGTPKEARESEVWLRDLGVTYLDGAILPYPEDIGADDAKILIAGPEGTFQRLTPLLACLAGDLRYVGENIAAAAVLDMAFLTQELCGYLGALHGAQVCLSEGVPADTLAALYAERDPSGKLVSKIGAGAYGDPGATLVVWNAALSRILEQGRERGINIEIPGLISSLFERAIATGHGESDVAAVIEVLRSNDGR
- a CDS encoding adenylate/guanylate cyclase domain-containing protein: MAEEPEDSAHALESTNPLNVNFSVIAEAMTEGVYEWNISKGNLRISPRLVEIIGLGEAELTAEDWNGRIHPDDFEAYKNAVKKHLKAETDRLMHEYRIRRAIGDYLWIADSGRCLRRDNGEAIRLIGAIRDITGRKLAEKRLREAQEGAEAARKQLQDAIESISQGLVMFDKDDRVILFNSIYRGYFAGAAGEEVAAMIKPGALFWDFFKAGYEKGMFPLIDDHKDFDQYIEMRKRMRKNPQGTIEQHLADGRWFQINEHRTANGGLASVYTDVTELKRREVQASQQSEMLEKLSSRLSKYLSPQVYASIFEAPGSVEVAAQRKKLTVFFSDIVGFTSLVDSLESEELTSLLNQYLTEMSRIATDHGATVDKFMGDAVFAFFGDPVSQGAEEDALACLKMASAMQDKLAIMRESWRDRGIDESFELRVGIATGYCTVGNFGSDDRLDYTAIGNPVNVAARLQSHAEKGGMILDNETYHLVKRHLQDVEELQVTLKGFSKPMTAYKVSGLQEEKENSLRIDCEGALVRVDPAKLDDENQRELIDKLEELLCTLRDKEH